One Diospyros lotus cultivar Yz01 chromosome 1, ASM1463336v1, whole genome shotgun sequence genomic window carries:
- the LOC127806529 gene encoding phenylacetaldehyde reductase-like → MSGIGKTVCVTGASGYIASWLVKLLLQRGYTVKATVRDPSDAKKVEHLHALEGAKEKLHLFKANLLEEGSFNSAIDDCEGVFHTASPFYHDVKDPQVELIDPALKGTLNVLQACAKTPSVKRVVLTSSMAAVSYNFKPRTPEVVVDESWFSDVEFCKQNKLWYVLSKTLAEEAAWKFVKEKGIEMVTINPTMVIGPLLQPTLNTSAAAILNLINGSETFPNYTIGWVHVKDVANVHIQAFEIPSANGRYCMVETVAHLSEIVKIIHELFPDLKLPEKCADDKPFMPTFQVCKSKAKSLGINFIPTKESIKETIESLKEKKFFIQ, encoded by the exons ATGAGCGGGATCGGGAAAACGGTGTGCGTTACGGGGGCGTCGGGGTACATAGCGTCGTGGCTGGTGAAGCTCTTACTGCAACGCGGCTACACTGTCAAGGCTACTGTTCGAGATCCTA GTGATGCAAAGAAGGTAGAGCACTTGCATGCACTTGAGGGAGCCAAAGAGAAACTTCACTTGTTTAAAGCAAACCTACTGGAAGAAGGTTCCTTTAATTCTGCAATTGATGACTGTGAGGGTGTCTTTCACACAGCATCGCCTTTCTATCATGACGTTAAAGATCCCCAG GTAGAATTGATTGATCCTGCATTGAAGGGAACACTTAATGTTCTTCAGGCATGTGCAAAAACCCCATCTGTCAAAAGAGTGGTGTTGACTTCCTCTATGGCTGCAGTGTCATACAACTTCAAGCCCCGAACTCCTGAAGTAGTAGTTGATGAAAGCTGGTTTTCTGATGTGGAGTTCTGCAAGCAAAATAAG CTTTGGTATGTGCTGTCAAAGACTTTAGCAGAAGAAGCTGCCTGGAAGTTTGTGAAAGAAAAGGGTATTGAGATGGTTACAATAAACCCTACAATGGTTATCGGTCCGTTATTGCAGCCAACACTTAATACTAGTGCTGCTGCAATTTTGAACTTAATAAATG GTTCAGAAACATTTCCAAACTATACAATTGGATGGGTTCATGTCAAAGATGTTGCCAATGTGCATATTCAAGCATTTGAGATTCCTTCAGCTAATGGAAGATATTGCATGGTTGAGACAGTTGCACACTTATCTGAAATCGTGAAGATTATACATGAGCTTTTTCCTGATCTTAAGCTTCCAGAAAA ATGTGCAGATGACAAGCCATTTATGCCAACTTTCCAGGTATGTAAGTCAAAGGCAAAAAGCTTGGGCATCAATTTCATTCCTACTAAGGAGAGCATCAAAGAAACTATTGAAAGCTTGAAGgagaagaaattttttattcagTGA
- the LOC127806522 gene encoding phenylacetaldehyde reductase-like — translation MSGIGRTVCVTGASGYIASWLVKLLLQRGYTVKATVRDPSDAKKVEHLHVLEGAKEKLHLFKANLLEEGSFNSAIDDCEGVFHTASPFYHDVKDPQVELIDPALKGTLNVLQACAKTPSVKRVVLTSSMAAVAFNFKPRTPEVVVDESWFSDVEFCKQNKLWYVLSKTLAEEAAWKFVKEKGIEMITINPAMVIGPLLQPTLNTSAAAILNLINGSETFRNYSYGWVHVKDVANAHIQAFEIPSANGRYCMVETVAHLSETVRIIHELFPDLKLPEKCADDKPFMPTFQVCKSKAKSLGIDFIPTKESIKETIESLKEKKFFIQ, via the exons ATGAGCGGGATCGGGAGAACGGTATGCGTTACGGGGGCGTCGGGGTACATAGCGTCGTGGCTGGTGAAGCTCTTACTGCAACGCGGCTACACTGTCAAGGCTACTGTTCGAGATCCTA GTGATGCAAAGAAGGTAGAGCACTTGCATGTACTTGAGGGAGCCAAAGAGAAACTTCACTTGTTTAAAGCAAACCTACTGGAAGAAGGTTCCTTTAATTCTGCAATTGATGACTGTGAGGGTGTCTTTCACACAGCATCACCTTTCTATCATGACGTTAAAGATCCCCAG GTAGAATTGATTGATCCTGCATTGAAGGGAACACTTAATGTTCTTCAGGCATGTGCAAAAACCCCATCTGTCAAAAGAGTGGTGTTGACTTCCTCTATGGCTGCAGTGGCATTCAACTTCAAGCCCCGAACTCCTGAAGTAGTAGTTGATGAGAGCTGGTTTTCTGATGTGGAGTTCTGCAAGCAAAATAAG CTTTGGTATGTGCTGTCAAAGACTTTAGCAGAAGAAGCTGCCTGGAAGTTTGTGAAAGAAAAGGGTATTGAGATGATTACAATAAACCCTGCAATGGTTATCGGTCCGTTATTGCAGCCAACACTTAATACTAGTGCTGCTGCAATTTTGAACTTAATAAATG GTTCAGAAACATTTCGAAATTATTCATATGGATGGGTTCATGTCAAAGATGTTGCCAATGCGCATATTCAAGCATTTGAGATTCCTTCAGCTAATGGAAGATATTGCATGGTTGAGACAGTTGCACACTTATCTGAAACCGTGAGGATTATACATGAGCTTTTTCCTGATCTTAAGCTTCCAGAAAA ATGTGCAGATGACAAGCCATTTATGCCAACTTTCCAGGTATGTAAGTCAAAGGCAAAAAGCTTGGGCATCGATTTCATTCCTACTAAGGAGAGCATCAAAGAAACTATTGAAAGCTTGAAggagaagaaatttttcattCAGTGA